Genomic window (Pseudovibrio brasiliensis):
CCTCGTGATCGACAAGACCACGCATATTGGCCACCTGAAAGGCACATTGGAAGAGTTCCTCAAGTCCTTCTTCGAAGTGGACGACGTAGAGCTGCGCTTCCGCCCAAGCTTCTTCCCGTTCACCGAACCTTCCATGGAGGTGGATGTGAAGTGCGACCGCTCCGGCGCTGAAGTGAAAATCGGCACCGGCAACGACTGGATGGAAATCCTCGGCTGCGGCATGGTGCATCCAAACGTTCTGCGCAACTGTGGTCTGGACCCGGATGTGTACCAGGGCTTCGCATGGGGCATCGGTATCGACCGCCTGGCCATGCTGAAATACGGCATGAACGACCTACGCGCCTTCTTCGATGCAGACGTCCGCTGGATTAAGCACTACGGCTTCCGCCCACTGGACATTCCATCCCTGATGGCCGGTCTTTCCAAGTAATTTGGTCCAAACGTAAAGAGCAGAAAAATGAAATTCACCCTTTCCTGGCTCAAGGACCATCTTGAGACCGATGCAAGCCTTGATGAAATTGTTGAGCGCCTGACGCTGATCGGGCTGGAAGTGGAAGAGATCACCAATCCAGCAGACCGCCTAGGCACATTCAAGATCGCCCGCGTTCTGGAAGCTGAGCAGCATCCAAACGCAGACCGCCTGCGCGTGCTGAAAGTGGACACCGGCGAAGGTGACCCGCTGCAGGTTGTCTGCGGCGCACCAAACGCCCGTAAAGGTCTGGTCGGCGTCTTCGCAAAACCGGGCGACTACGTCCCTGGTCTCGATGTAACGCTGTCCGTAGGCAAAATTCGTGACGTAGAAAGCTACGGCATGATGGCCTCCGAGCGCGAGCTGGAGTTATCCGACGAACACGACGGCATCATCGACCTGCCAGAAGACGCACCAGTCGGCACCCCGTTTGTTGAATATGCTGGTCTGGATGACCCGGTCATCGAAATTGGCCTGACTCCAAACCGCTCCGACTGTGCAAGCGTGTTCGGTATTGCGCGTGATTTGGCTGCTTCCGGCTTAGGAACGCTAAAAACCCCGCAAAAAACGCAAATCAACGCACATAGCAACGCAAACGACCTAAAAGTTGTTTTGGATCTGGGGGATAGCCCAGAACACTGCCCTGCATTCGGCTATCGTGTGGTCCGTGGCATCAAAAACGGCCCGTCTCCAAAGTGGATGCAGAAGCGTCTGGTCGCTATCGGTCTGCGCCCGATTAATGCCCTCGTGGACATCACCAACTACATGACCTTCGATCAGGGCCGCCCGCTGCATGTCTTTGATGCAGATAAGGTTTCCGGCAACCTGACCATCCGCCACGGCAAATCCGGCGAGGAACTTGTTGGCCTCGACGGAAAAACTTATGGTGTCGATGAAACCGTCGTGGTCATCTCCGACGACAACGGTCTGGAATCCCTTGGCGGAATTATGGGTGGAGAATCAACGGGTTGCGATGAAAACACCACCAACGTGGTGATCGAAAGCGCTCTGTGGGATCCTCTCAACATCGCCCGCTCCGGCCGTAAACTGGGAGTATCTACCGACGCGCGCTACCGCTTCGAGCGCGGTGTAGACCCTGCGTACATGGTGGAAGGCCTTGAAGTTGCTACCAAAATGGTCATGGACCTGTGTGGCGGCGGAGAAGCATCCGACACCCACGTTGTAGGAGAAGTGCCTCAGGAAGAGCGCATCATCGACTTCCCACTCAGCGAAGTAAAGCGCCTCTCCGGTCTGGAAGTATCCCACGGCGAGATCAAAGCTATCCTCTCCCTGCTGGGCTTCTGGGTCGCTGGCAATGGCGATGTGGTCAAGGTTTCTCCTCCAAGCTGGCGTCCGGATGTACACGGAAAAGCTGATTTGGTAGAAGAGGTTATGCGCATCGTCGGCATCGACAAAGTGCCAACTGCTACCCTGCCGCGCATGGAGCCTGTCTCTCAGAAGGTTCTGACTGTTAGCCAGATCCGCCGCTCTAATGCCCGCCGCGCCCTCGCTGCACGTGGCATGGACGAGGCCGTTCTGTGGTCCTTCATTCCAAAAGCCCACGCAGAACACTTCGGCGGTGGTAACCCTGTGTTATCATTGGCAAATCCGATTTCCTCCGACATGTCCGACATGCGCCCGTCCCTGCTGCCTGGCCTGCTCACCGCAGCCCAACGCAACGCCGACCGCGGCTACGCAGACGTCGCCCTGTTCGAAGTCGGACAAGTATTTGAAAACCCTAGCGAAAAAGGCCAGAAGATGGTCATCGCCGGCATCCGCCGCGGCACCGCCAAACCAACCGGTTCTGGTCGCCACTGGTCTGGAAACGCTGAAAACATTGATGTTTTCGACGCGAAGGCAGATGCGGGCGCGGTACTGCAGTCCATCGGTGCACAGGTAGGCAACCTGATGGTCTTCACCGACGCCCCATCCTACTACCACCCAGGCCGCTCCGGCGCCCTCAAAATGGGCCCAAAAAACACCCTGGCGTACTTCGGTGAGATCCACCCTAAGACCTTGGAAGCATTGGACATTGAAGGCCCTCTGGTGGCGTTTGAAGTCTTCATCAATGCTGTCCCGCAGCCGAAGAAGAAGGCGACCAAGTCCAAGGGTGCGCTGAATGCAGCAGACCTGATGCCGGTAAAACGGGACTTTGCGTTCCTGGTAGACAGCTCTATCCCGGTTGAGAAGCTGCTGAAAGCCGCTAAGGGCGCAGATAAAGCATTGATCACAAACGTGAATCTCTTCGATATCTACGAAGGGCAGGGCGTGCCGGAAGGCCAGCGCTCTCTCGCGATCGATGTAACCCTGCAGCCGATCAAGAAGACCCTCACCGATGAGGATATCGAGGCGGTCTCAAACAAGATTGTTGCGTCCGTTCAAAAGGCTACCGGCGGTACCCTGCGCGGATAACTCCTGCTGAACAACGCTGATAAAACATGAAAAACGCGGATTCCGGAAAAATCTGGAATCCGCGTTTTTTATTGAGAAATCGGGAAAATGAGGCAAACAGGCGAGGGCATAACTGCACTGGCCAACGGGAACAACGCTTCACCGCTGACCCCAGCCACCACACGCCCTACAGCAACAACCGCCCTAAGCCTCTGCAGTGCCCTCAGCAGCCTCCGCCACCTCATCCGGCACAATCGCCTCAGAGATCACGCTCGCACGCCCGCAGAAGCCGCGGCGACGGCGGCGTTGCATGCGTTGACAGTCCTCGTCACTCAGCTCGCTCTCCGGCTTGCAGGACCCCTTGGCCGTGCCAACAGCGCCCTCAATCTTCAGCGCCAGCCCCTCGCTCAGCGCCGTGGCAACCACCGTGCGCGCGTGAGAAACCAGCCGCGAAAACGTGGGCCGTGAAATCCCCATAAGATCCGCCGCCGCAGCATGTTCCAGCCCCTCGGCATCCGCCAGACGCAACGCCTCCATCCCGTCTTCACTCAGCACAGCAGCGCGAAGCTGGCGCAAAGGCACACCCTGCGGCTTGAAGAACTGAGCACCCGAAGCTCCATGAATGCGGCGTGGTTTTCTTGGTCGTGGCATAACAAACACTCCCTATTATGAGCATATGTTCATTATAGTGCACCCCCAAACCCACGCTGACAAGTTAGGAAATGAACATATGCTCATTAACAGCCCGCACAGCACCCGGCGACAAGGGCATAAC
Coding sequences:
- the pheT gene encoding phenylalanine--tRNA ligase subunit beta codes for the protein MKFTLSWLKDHLETDASLDEIVERLTLIGLEVEEITNPADRLGTFKIARVLEAEQHPNADRLRVLKVDTGEGDPLQVVCGAPNARKGLVGVFAKPGDYVPGLDVTLSVGKIRDVESYGMMASERELELSDEHDGIIDLPEDAPVGTPFVEYAGLDDPVIEIGLTPNRSDCASVFGIARDLAASGLGTLKTPQKTQINAHSNANDLKVVLDLGDSPEHCPAFGYRVVRGIKNGPSPKWMQKRLVAIGLRPINALVDITNYMTFDQGRPLHVFDADKVSGNLTIRHGKSGEELVGLDGKTYGVDETVVVISDDNGLESLGGIMGGESTGCDENTTNVVIESALWDPLNIARSGRKLGVSTDARYRFERGVDPAYMVEGLEVATKMVMDLCGGGEASDTHVVGEVPQEERIIDFPLSEVKRLSGLEVSHGEIKAILSLLGFWVAGNGDVVKVSPPSWRPDVHGKADLVEEVMRIVGIDKVPTATLPRMEPVSQKVLTVSQIRRSNARRALAARGMDEAVLWSFIPKAHAEHFGGGNPVLSLANPISSDMSDMRPSLLPGLLTAAQRNADRGYADVALFEVGQVFENPSEKGQKMVIAGIRRGTAKPTGSGRHWSGNAENIDVFDAKADAGAVLQSIGAQVGNLMVFTDAPSYYHPGRSGALKMGPKNTLAYFGEIHPKTLEALDIEGPLVAFEVFINAVPQPKKKATKSKGALNAADLMPVKRDFAFLVDSSIPVEKLLKAAKGADKALITNVNLFDIYEGQGVPEGQRSLAIDVTLQPIKKTLTDEDIEAVSNKIVASVQKATGGTLRG
- a CDS encoding DUF134 domain-containing protein, producing the protein MPRPRKPRRIHGASGAQFFKPQGVPLRQLRAAVLSEDGMEALRLADAEGLEHAAAADLMGISRPTFSRLVSHARTVVATALSEGLALKIEGAVGTAKGSCKPESELSDEDCQRMQRRRRRGFCGRASVISEAIVPDEVAEAAEGTAEA